Part of the Streptomyces sp. NBC_00457 genome, TCAGCCGCCCTCCTGCTCGACCTGGCTATCAACCCGTTCCACCACTCACACCACGCAGCGAAAGACCGAGATCATGACACTCAATTTGGACCCCGAAGTAGCCGAGGTTCTGGCTCAGATGGGCGGGACCGAAGCATTCCAGCCTTCGCGCGACGACGTCGAAGGTCGTCGAGCCTTCTGGGAGCCGATCCTCGCAGCCTCCGGCGCCGCCCAGCCCTTCCCTGAAGAAGTCCAGACGCGCGACAGCTACGTCACCGCGGACGACGGCACACAGATCCAGATGCGCTGGTACACCAAGAAGGGCATCACACCGGGTCCCGCAGTGGTGTACTTCCATGGCGGTGGCTATTTTTTCGGCCACATCGACCACTTCGACGGTCCCGTCGCCCGCTACGTCTCCGCCAGCGGCGTACCCATGCTCTCCGTCGAATACCGCCGCGCCCCCGAATACCCCTTTCCCACCCCGGTCGAAGACGGCTATGCAGCGCTGAACTGGCTGCACGACCACGCCGTAGAACTCGGCGTCGACCCCGGCCGGATCGGAGTCATGGGCGACAGCGCCGGCGGCGGCATGGCCGCAGCCGTGTCGATCCTCGCGCGAGAGCGAGGTGGGCCGCAGATCGCCCGCCAGATCCTCATCATGCCGATGCTCGACGACCGCACCAGCGCCCCTGACCCCCACCTCGCGCCCTTCGTCAACAACTCCGGTGACCTTGTCGCGGGGTGGCAAACGTATCTCGGCGACGCCGTCGGAGGGTCCAACGTCCCCGCCGCGGCTGCGCCCGCACGGCTCGAGGATGCAACTGACCTTCCCGCGGCCTACATCGAGGTCGGCCAACTCGACCTGTTCCGCGACGAGGACACCGCCTACGCGACCAAGCTCAGCCGCGCCGGCGTGCCGGTGGAGTTCCACCTTCACCCCGGCGTCCCGCACGAGTTCGACTCCATCGCCTTCGGCGCCGACGTCGCGCGGCGTGCCATCGCCGACCGGGTCCGGGTGCTCAAGTCGATCTGAGCCGTGACCAGCGGCCTGCTGTCACATACCAACCCACATCTCCAGCCGCATATCGCTGCACCCCGCCGGCTTGCTTCCCATTCGAAGCATTTCATGTTCGTTAATGCGTCACGGTGGATTCACATCACCAAGACAGGAGAACATCGATGTCCGACAAGAAACCGATACCCCTCCTTATCGGCTCAGCCGACAACACCGTTCCGATCACAGTCCAGCGGCGAACTTCGGTGGCGCCCGCCAACGCGTTCCGATTGATCGTCCCCATCGACCTGTCGAGCGTTTTCCACCGGGTGGCACCCTTTCCCGGTGTCAAAGGTGTGGCAAACCAGACCGAAGCATGGGATCACGTCGGTCCCACCAGGAACCCGCAGTTCGACGACGGGTCACAAGCCGAC contains:
- a CDS encoding alpha/beta hydrolase; its protein translation is MTLNLDPEVAEVLAQMGGTEAFQPSRDDVEGRRAFWEPILAASGAAQPFPEEVQTRDSYVTADDGTQIQMRWYTKKGITPGPAVVYFHGGGYFFGHIDHFDGPVARYVSASGVPMLSVEYRRAPEYPFPTPVEDGYAALNWLHDHAVELGVDPGRIGVMGDSAGGGMAAAVSILARERGGPQIARQILIMPMLDDRTSAPDPHLAPFVNNSGDLVAGWQTYLGDAVGGSNVPAAAAPARLEDATDLPAAYIEVGQLDLFRDEDTAYATKLSRAGVPVEFHLHPGVPHEFDSIAFGADVARRAIADRVRVLKSI